Proteins encoded by one window of Bradyrhizobium sp. B097:
- a CDS encoding ATP-grasp domain-containing protein, which produces MNGRNCVIVDAYSTGRYLPDEFKRYGIGTVHVMSAAQIPAIFQSHFSADLYGETIRPRERMTDEEVVEFHLEALRGRKLEFVIAGCETGVQLADSLSERLGLASNRTALSGARRDKARLSDALASAGVRSIAQVVSDNAGEIAKWKHQAGFDEIVIKPLNSTDTEDVFLCSTDVDVQRAVGAIVGKTNRVGASNRFALGQEKISGQKYTVNAVSIDREAFVTEVWTCDTIPIEGASPVCSLERLLGGMEPIVHELSDYLVRALQALQIVDGPAHAEIIVDHRGPVLVDFGARLQGTMSAKARTMALGHNHMTLTAWRYADPKSFAGYMRRRGAYKRQALALCVSLISDTGGVVAGYPGLEAIRKLPSFADAIAFVPIGQKLVPTIDLASTPGIVYLVGNELRQLEDDYRKLRAMRMDQVFDLVTQDPS; this is translated from the coding sequence ATGAACGGACGGAATTGTGTAATCGTGGATGCATACTCCACCGGCCGATACTTGCCGGACGAGTTTAAGCGTTATGGAATTGGAACGGTGCACGTGATGTCTGCCGCGCAGATTCCAGCCATCTTTCAATCGCATTTCAGTGCGGATCTGTATGGCGAAACCATTCGCCCGCGCGAGCGCATGACTGATGAGGAGGTCGTTGAATTTCACCTTGAGGCTCTCCGTGGCAGGAAGCTGGAGTTTGTTATAGCAGGGTGCGAGACCGGTGTTCAGCTCGCCGACTCCCTGTCGGAGCGGCTCGGGTTAGCTTCAAATCGGACCGCTCTGTCAGGCGCTCGGCGCGACAAAGCGCGTTTGTCCGACGCGCTGGCCTCTGCAGGCGTGCGATCAATTGCACAAGTCGTGTCCGATAACGCTGGAGAGATCGCAAAGTGGAAGCATCAGGCGGGCTTCGACGAAATCGTGATCAAGCCTCTGAACAGCACAGATACCGAGGATGTGTTCCTTTGCTCGACTGACGTCGACGTTCAGAGAGCTGTAGGCGCCATTGTCGGAAAGACGAACCGCGTCGGAGCGTCGAATCGTTTTGCACTTGGGCAGGAAAAAATAAGCGGACAGAAATACACTGTAAATGCCGTCTCGATCGACCGGGAAGCCTTCGTTACGGAGGTCTGGACCTGTGACACCATTCCCATTGAGGGGGCGTCGCCGGTCTGCTCACTTGAGCGATTGTTGGGGGGCATGGAGCCGATCGTTCACGAGTTATCCGACTACTTGGTGCGCGCGTTGCAGGCGCTTCAGATCGTCGACGGACCGGCTCATGCCGAGATCATTGTCGATCATCGGGGGCCGGTTCTGGTGGACTTCGGAGCGAGGCTTCAAGGTACCATGTCGGCAAAGGCCCGAACAATGGCGTTGGGTCACAACCATATGACGCTGACGGCGTGGCGCTACGCAGATCCAAAAAGCTTCGCTGGGTATATGAGGAGACGCGGAGCTTACAAGCGGCAGGCTCTTGCGCTGTGCGTCTCGCTGATTTCCGACACGGGCGGTGTTGTTGCCGGTTATCCGGGACTCGAAGCAATCCGTAAGCTCCCGAGCTTTGCGGATGCCATTGCATTCGTTCCGATAGGTCAAAAGCTGGTTCCGACGATCGACTTAGCATCGACACCTGGAATCGTGTATCTCGTGGGCAACGAATTGAGACAGCTGGAGGATGACTATCGCAAGTTGCGAGCAATGCGGATGGACCAAGTCTTCGATTTGGTGACGCAGGATCCCAGCTAG
- a CDS encoding DUF6527 family protein, with amino-acid sequence MFRENSVPLHIFALGAAAPRTPRGPAEWSVTATRTGPSLWPSVGNWQKPCQSHDIISRGGVEWATRWAPVQIVAGRCREEERRREYYDALQGIISRSSSESCKPGPVRTHRRDRRQFPHILAYPPAEGSRVEPVICAVGRLMCCTPRLLFVVDGSRRRMAGLPVAWPRC; translated from the coding sequence ATGTTTCGGGAGAATTCGGTGCCGTTGCACATCTTTGCGCTTGGAGCTGCGGCGCCAAGAACCCCGCGGGGGCCAGCGGAGTGGTCCGTGACAGCCACCCGCACCGGCCCCAGCCTGTGGCCGTCGGTCGGCAACTGGCAGAAACCGTGTCAATCCCACGACATCATTTCCCGCGGCGGCGTTGAATGGGCCACGCGGTGGGCGCCTGTACAGATCGTGGCGGGCCGGTGCCGCGAAGAAGAGCGTCGCCGCGAGTACTACGACGCGCTGCAAGGCATCATCTCGAGGTCCAGTTCCGAATCTTGCAAGCCTGGCCCGGTGCGAACGCATCGGAGGGACAGGCGTCAGTTCCCACACATCCTTGCGTATCCTCCGGCGGAAGGTTCTCGCGTTGAGCCCGTCATTTGCGCGGTCGGTAGATTGATGTGCTGCACGCCCAGGTTGCTCTTCGTCGTAGATGGATCGCGCCGTCGGATGGCCGGACTGCCCGTTGCATGGCCGCGGTGTTGA
- a CDS encoding gamma-glutamyl-gamma-aminobutyrate hydrolase family protein (Members of this family of hydrolases with an active site Cys residue belong to MEROPS family C26.), translating to MTLQRPVKAQAVVGVTSNRLLVDGVHCDGVRRKHVEALRHHAGVACVILPTIDAEDARIEAGLAIMRGLDGLVLTGDEPNIDPAALRAPASWTGTDQQDVVGGIRDRPRDRLSAVVIGRAIALGMPILAICRGLQELNVYFGGTLRRSLTEWSLGSGQMHAEKPDRPRDRQYDVAHSVRICPDGALFPIARTIEAQVNSLHNQGIDALATGLRREAWSPDGLIEAVSVIGAPTLQIGVQWHPEWHVSTDLLSKQLFTAFGGACVAYCQSKTN from the coding sequence GTGACATTGCAACGGCCAGTCAAGGCTCAAGCCGTGGTCGGCGTCACGTCGAACCGTCTTTTGGTCGATGGTGTGCACTGCGACGGGGTGCGGCGCAAGCACGTAGAGGCCCTTCGCCATCACGCGGGGGTTGCGTGCGTCATATTACCGACGATCGACGCTGAAGATGCGAGGATTGAGGCTGGCCTGGCGATCATGCGGGGGCTGGACGGCCTGGTGTTGACTGGAGACGAACCGAATATCGATCCTGCGGCCTTGAGAGCGCCTGCGTCCTGGACAGGGACAGACCAGCAAGACGTTGTGGGTGGGATCCGTGACCGCCCACGGGACAGGCTCTCTGCGGTCGTCATTGGTAGGGCCATCGCGCTCGGAATGCCGATTTTGGCCATCTGCCGTGGGCTTCAGGAGCTCAACGTGTATTTCGGGGGCACACTTCGCCGATCGCTCACGGAGTGGAGCCTGGGAAGTGGCCAGATGCATGCCGAGAAACCAGATCGTCCAAGAGATCGCCAGTACGATGTCGCGCACAGCGTGAGAATATGTCCCGATGGTGCACTCTTTCCGATCGCGCGGACAATCGAAGCGCAAGTGAACTCCCTGCACAATCAAGGCATAGACGCGCTTGCCACCGGGCTGAGGCGGGAGGCATGGTCGCCTGACGGTCTGATCGAAGCAGTTTCGGTCATTGGCGCGCCGACGCTGCAAATCGGTGTGCAATGGCATCCCGAATGGCACGTCTCAACCGATCTTCTCAGCAAGCAACTGTTCACGGCATTCGGAGGGGCGTGTGTCGCCTACTGCCAATCAAAGACAAACTAG
- the cysN gene encoding sulfate adenylyltransferase subunit CysN, which yields MPSKPTTESVQAKPKDQLRFITCGSVDDGKSTLIGRLLHDSKMIYKDQLTALERDSAKHGTTGREIDFALLVDGLEAEREQGITIDVAYRFFATERRSFMVADTPGHEQYTRNMATGASNAQLAIILIDARKGVLVQTKRHSFICSLLGIRHLVLAVNKIDLVKYNKEIFDRIFADYVAFAAGLGFASIVPIPISARHGDNVVNCSGNTQWYDGPCLLGHLESIDIRSDSASQAFRFPVQWVNRPNLDFRGYAGSVVSGSISAGDDIVVAASGRTARIRRIVTQGGDLPCAEAGDAITITLEDEIDIGRGDLLARPTERPELANQFAAHLIWMDDDPLVVGRNYILRIGSQTTAGSITAIKHRIDVNTRKHLTARTLSLNEIGFCNVSTALPAAFDPYEVNRKTGSFIVIDRYTNGTVAAGMIACPLRRAANIAWQPVAVGRKERAALKSQKPCIIWFTGLSGAGKSTIANIVDQKLFAMSRHAMLLDGDNLRHGLNADLGFSEADRAENIRRVGEVAKLMADGGLIVICSFISPYEAERDMVRGIVGKEEFIEVFVDTPIEECARRDPKGLYSKVKSGQIKNFTGIDASYEAPIRPEIHLRTMEQTPERLAEAVIDVLMGRAILDG from the coding sequence ATGCCTTCCAAGCCGACAACGGAATCTGTCCAGGCCAAGCCAAAAGATCAGCTGCGATTCATCACATGCGGTTCGGTGGACGACGGGAAATCGACGCTGATCGGCCGGCTGCTGCACGACAGCAAGATGATTTACAAGGATCAGCTTACGGCGCTGGAACGCGACAGTGCCAAGCACGGTACCACCGGTCGTGAGATCGATTTCGCGCTGCTCGTCGACGGGCTTGAAGCCGAACGGGAGCAAGGCATCACGATCGATGTGGCCTACCGCTTCTTTGCGACGGAACGGCGCTCGTTCATGGTGGCCGATACGCCCGGCCACGAGCAGTACACCCGCAACATGGCAACCGGCGCTTCGAACGCCCAGCTTGCCATCATCCTGATCGACGCCCGCAAGGGCGTGCTGGTCCAAACCAAGCGCCACTCGTTCATCTGTTCGCTACTTGGTATTCGCCACCTCGTCCTGGCAGTGAACAAGATCGACCTCGTCAAGTATAACAAAGAGATCTTTGATCGAATCTTCGCTGACTATGTGGCCTTTGCTGCCGGTCTCGGCTTCGCCTCGATCGTTCCGATCCCGATCTCTGCCCGACATGGCGACAATGTCGTCAATTGTTCCGGCAACACTCAGTGGTATGATGGTCCCTGCCTGCTCGGCCACCTGGAGAGTATTGATATCCGGTCCGACAGTGCGAGCCAGGCGTTCCGCTTTCCGGTCCAGTGGGTGAACCGGCCGAACCTGGATTTCCGCGGTTATGCCGGGTCCGTGGTTTCGGGGAGCATCTCGGCGGGAGACGACATCGTTGTCGCAGCGTCTGGACGGACCGCGCGCATCAGGCGGATCGTGACTCAGGGCGGCGATCTACCCTGTGCTGAGGCCGGTGATGCCATCACGATTACTCTTGAAGACGAGATCGATATCGGCCGTGGCGATCTCCTGGCACGTCCGACCGAGCGGCCGGAGCTCGCCAACCAGTTCGCCGCTCATCTGATCTGGATGGATGACGATCCGCTCGTTGTCGGACGCAATTACATTCTGCGCATTGGGTCGCAGACCACAGCCGGCAGCATTACTGCAATCAAACATCGGATCGACGTCAACACACGTAAGCATCTGACGGCCAGGACGCTTAGCCTCAACGAGATCGGCTTCTGCAATGTCTCAACCGCGCTGCCCGCGGCGTTCGATCCTTACGAGGTCAATCGCAAGACCGGATCTTTTATCGTCATCGACCGTTATACCAACGGTACGGTTGCGGCCGGCATGATCGCATGTCCACTACGGCGGGCTGCCAACATCGCTTGGCAACCCGTTGCGGTGGGAAGGAAGGAGCGGGCCGCCCTCAAGAGCCAGAAGCCTTGCATCATCTGGTTCACCGGCCTGTCCGGCGCGGGAAAGTCGACGATTGCCAACATCGTCGATCAAAAGCTGTTTGCAATGTCACGGCATGCCATGCTGCTGGATGGAGACAACCTCCGGCACGGGTTAAACGCGGACCTCGGCTTCTCCGAGGCCGACCGCGCGGAAAACATTCGGCGCGTCGGGGAAGTTGCCAAGTTGATGGCGGACGGCGGCTTGATCGTGATCTGCTCATTCATCTCGCCGTATGAGGCCGAACGAGACATGGTGCGCGGCATCGTTGGCAAGGAGGAGTTCATTGAAGTCTTTGTCGACACGCCGATCGAAGAATGCGCGCGGCGCGATCCAAAGGGTCTCTATTCAAAGGTGAAGTCCGGTCAGATCAAGAACTTCACCGGCATCGATGCGTCCTACGAAGCACCGATAAGACCCGAAATTCATCTCAGGACCATGGAGCAGACGCCTGAGCGATTGGCGGAAGCCGTGATCGATGTCTTGATGGGGCGCGCAATCCTTGACGGTTAG
- a CDS encoding tannase/feruloyl esterase family alpha/beta hydrolase gives MRSTKNSSSVLARRMYSSVSLVVLTMGIAAAEAAPNCSNLVLLTLPNTTLSSAQPYVAGQTLAEGVTAPVDLCRVVGKATPTPASNINFEVWLPNSNWSGRYEQIGNGGLAGAVPMSIMSFGAGKNNVVAGTDDGSSQPPGQPAGLFGQSRDRLEDYESRAVHMTNVNAKALIQAFYGKGPKYSYFAGCSKGGGESHFSAQRHPDDFDGILGGAATNNSTGLITGWALNIQAVQLNNPGFVPAANVAGTLIPAMNQQCKHAKAVATDRFLTYPDKCHIDFSKLVCSGAPNSSCLTYPQINGLRAVLAGPRTSFGRQIAPGYEPDFAGWVGTIINDAQTPPATPTTSQAFLDTAVFTYWLRPPATLASFSLDTDWQRFVNDLGKIVDAVDPDLRKFKARGGKMIQYAGLADPQVTPKLAIDYYNSVVDFNRKSKDDRGENGDHDRNDRTDQSSNPLAETQEFYRLYLVPGMGHCFGGEGPNYFGAFDGGLPEGNPSNDIFAALERWVEKAVPPQAIVASGMNNAFSPSVPFTRPLCPYPQAAVYTGGDTNNAANFACRPDSDSHHH, from the coding sequence ATGCGTTCGACGAAAAATTCAAGCTCAGTCCTGGCTAGGCGGATGTATTCGAGCGTTTCGTTGGTTGTGCTCACAATGGGCATTGCTGCCGCGGAAGCTGCGCCAAACTGCTCAAACTTGGTGCTTCTGACGCTGCCCAATACAACTCTGTCCTCGGCACAGCCCTATGTCGCCGGCCAAACCCTTGCGGAAGGAGTCACTGCGCCAGTTGATCTGTGCCGTGTGGTTGGCAAAGCTACGCCGACGCCCGCATCAAACATCAATTTTGAGGTCTGGCTACCGAACTCGAACTGGAGTGGTCGATACGAGCAGATCGGCAACGGCGGCTTGGCCGGGGCGGTCCCTATGTCCATTATGTCCTTTGGCGCAGGCAAGAACAATGTCGTCGCTGGGACCGACGACGGAAGCAGTCAACCGCCAGGGCAGCCGGCGGGCTTGTTCGGTCAATCTCGTGACAGGCTTGAGGATTATGAATCGCGCGCGGTGCACATGACCAACGTCAATGCAAAAGCGCTCATCCAAGCCTTTTATGGTAAGGGACCCAAATACTCGTACTTCGCAGGCTGCTCGAAGGGGGGAGGCGAGTCGCACTTTTCCGCACAGCGCCATCCCGACGATTTCGATGGAATCTTGGGCGGCGCAGCCACCAACAATTCGACCGGCCTGATCACCGGTTGGGCTTTGAACATTCAAGCGGTGCAGCTCAATAATCCGGGCTTCGTGCCGGCGGCTAACGTTGCGGGTACGCTAATTCCGGCCATGAACCAACAATGCAAGCATGCCAAGGCGGTAGCTACGGACCGCTTCCTCACCTATCCCGATAAATGCCATATCGACTTCAGCAAGCTGGTCTGTAGTGGCGCCCCCAACAGCAGTTGCCTCACCTATCCGCAGATCAACGGTCTTAGGGCGGTGCTTGCGGGACCGCGCACCAGTTTTGGCCGTCAAATCGCGCCTGGCTACGAGCCCGATTTCGCTGGGTGGGTGGGCACCATTATCAACGACGCCCAGACACCGCCGGCAACGCCCACTACATCCCAAGCCTTTTTAGATACCGCCGTCTTCACTTATTGGTTGAGGCCGCCCGCTACCTTGGCCAGCTTCAGCCTCGACACGGATTGGCAGAGATTCGTGAACGATCTCGGGAAGATCGTGGATGCTGTCGACCCCGATCTCAGGAAATTCAAGGCGCGCGGCGGTAAAATGATTCAGTACGCAGGTCTTGCGGACCCGCAAGTGACGCCGAAGCTCGCGATCGACTATTACAACTCTGTCGTCGACTTCAACCGCAAGAGTAAGGATGATCGTGGTGAAAATGGTGATCACGATCGCAACGATAGAACTGATCAGAGCTCCAACCCGCTGGCCGAGACGCAGGAATTCTACCGCTTGTACCTCGTTCCCGGCATGGGCCACTGCTTTGGCGGAGAGGGACCAAACTATTTCGGCGCCTTCGATGGCGGACTACCGGAGGGCAACCCAAGCAACGACATTTTTGCTGCGCTCGAACGTTGGGTCGAGAAAGCGGTCCCGCCCCAAGCAATTGTGGCCTCAGGAATGAACAATGCGTTCAGTCCGAGCGTACCGTTTACGCGACCACTCTGCCCCTATCCGCAAGCGGCAGTCTATACCGGCGGCGACACCAACAATGCGGCCAATTTTGCCTGTCGACCGGATTCAGACAGCCACCACCACTAA